One window from the genome of Halostella litorea encodes:
- a CDS encoding tubulin/FtsZ family protein, giving the protein MQLALIAVGQAGGKIVDEFLAYEQRAEADFITAATAINTARSDLQGLQYVPEDNRVLIGQSRVGGHGVGADNELGAEIAAEESTEVVAATDDVPVSHVDAFLVVAALGGGTGSGAGPVIAKELQRVYSTPVYGLGVLPATDEGGIYTLNAARSFQTFVREVDNLLVFDNDAWRKSGETLTAGYDEINQEIARRFGVLFSAGETGGGDVVAESVVDASEIVNTLEASGVSAVGYASEELVPEDEGGLLSRFTGGGSNAEPDPSEATNRITSLVRKATLGRLTLPCDVDSAERSLSVVAGPPAHLSRKGIEEGRRWLEEETGSMEVRGGDYPTRSDSVAAAVLLSGVTEVPRIKKLQIIANETQDNIEGQRQGQEKAEEQLIGDQGEDLDPLF; this is encoded by the coding sequence ATGCAGTTAGCACTCATCGCAGTCGGCCAGGCCGGCGGCAAGATCGTCGACGAGTTCCTCGCGTACGAGCAGCGGGCCGAGGCCGACTTCATCACGGCCGCGACGGCGATCAACACGGCCCGCTCGGACCTGCAGGGCCTGCAGTACGTCCCGGAGGACAACCGCGTCCTCATCGGCCAATCCCGCGTCGGCGGCCACGGCGTCGGGGCGGACAACGAACTCGGCGCGGAGATCGCCGCCGAGGAGTCGACGGAGGTCGTCGCCGCGACCGACGACGTCCCGGTCAGCCACGTCGACGCGTTCCTCGTCGTCGCCGCGCTCGGCGGCGGCACCGGCAGCGGCGCGGGGCCGGTCATCGCCAAGGAACTCCAGCGCGTCTACTCCACCCCCGTCTACGGGCTCGGCGTCCTCCCGGCGACCGACGAGGGGGGCATCTACACGCTGAACGCCGCCCGCTCGTTCCAGACGTTCGTCCGCGAGGTGGACAACCTGCTGGTGTTCGACAACGACGCCTGGCGGAAGTCGGGCGAGACGCTGACCGCCGGCTACGACGAGATAAACCAGGAGATCGCACGCCGCTTCGGCGTGCTGTTCTCGGCCGGCGAGACCGGCGGCGGCGACGTTGTCGCCGAGAGCGTCGTCGACGCCAGCGAGATCGTCAACACGCTGGAGGCAAGCGGCGTCTCGGCGGTCGGCTACGCCTCGGAGGAGTTGGTCCCCGAGGACGAGGGCGGCCTGCTCTCGCGGTTCACCGGCGGCGGGTCGAACGCCGAACCCGACCCGAGCGAGGCGACGAACCGGATCACCAGCCTCGTCCGCAAGGCGACGCTGGGTCGACTGACGCTGCCCTGCGACGTCGACAGCGCCGAGCGCTCGCTGTCGGTCGTCGCCGGCCCGCCGGCCCACCTCAGCCGGAAGGGCATCGAGGAGGGCCGCCGCTGGCTGGAGGAGGAGACCGGCTCCATGGAGGTCCGGGGAGGCGACTACCCGACGAGGTCGGACTCCGTCGCCGCGGCGGTGCTACTCTCCGGCGTCACGGAGGTCCCGCGCATCAAGAAGCTCCAGATCATCGCCAACGAGACCCAGGACAACATCGAGGGCCAGCGCCAGGGCCAGGAGAAAGCCGAGGAGCAACTGATCGGCGACCAGGGCGAGGACCTGGACCCGCTGTTCTGA
- the dnaK gene encoding molecular chaperone DnaK yields the protein MASNKILGIDLGTTNSAFAVMEGGDPEIIVNSEGERTTPSVVSFSDDGERLVGKPAKNQAVQNPERTLQSIKRHMGDEDYTVEIDDEEYTPEQISAMILQKIKRDAEEYLGDEVEKAVITVPAYFNDRQRQATKDAGEIAGFEVDRIVNEPTAASMAYGLDDESDQTVLVYDLGGGTFDVSILDLGGGVYEVVATNGDNDLGGDDWDHAIIDWLADEFQDEHGIDLREDRQALQRLKDAAEEAKIELSSRKETEINLPFITATDDGPIHLEQSLTRAKFESLTADLIERTVEPTEQALEDAGYGKDDIDEVLLVGGSTRMPQVEEQVEELTGKEPKKNVNPDEAVALGAAIQGGVLSGDVDDIVLLDVTPLSLGIEVKGGIFERLIEKNTTIPTEESKIFTTAADNQTSVQVRVFQGEREIAEENELLGEFHLTGIPPAPAGTPQIEVTFSIDENGIVNVSAEDKGSGESEEITIEGGAGLSDAEIDQMQAEAEEHAEEDQRRRERIEARNEAEASVQRAESLLEENEEEVDADLRESIEAKIDDVEAVLEDDDATKEEIEDATESLSSELQEIGKQMYQQQAQAGAGGAGAGGAGGMGGGPAGGAGGDEEFVDADFEDVDDEDDA from the coding sequence ATGGCGAGTAACAAGATTCTCGGAATCGACCTGGGGACGACAAACAGCGCGTTCGCAGTGATGGAAGGCGGTGACCCGGAGATCATCGTCAACAGCGAGGGCGAGCGGACGACGCCCTCGGTCGTCTCGTTCTCGGACGACGGCGAGCGACTCGTCGGGAAGCCGGCGAAAAACCAGGCCGTCCAGAACCCCGAGCGGACGCTCCAGTCCATCAAGCGCCACATGGGCGACGAGGACTACACCGTCGAGATCGACGACGAGGAGTACACGCCCGAGCAGATCTCGGCGATGATCCTCCAGAAGATCAAGCGCGACGCCGAGGAGTACCTGGGCGACGAGGTCGAGAAGGCCGTCATCACGGTGCCGGCGTACTTCAACGACCGCCAGCGCCAGGCGACCAAGGACGCCGGCGAGATCGCCGGCTTCGAGGTCGACCGCATCGTCAACGAGCCGACGGCCGCCTCGATGGCGTACGGCCTCGACGACGAGTCCGACCAGACCGTGCTCGTGTACGACCTCGGCGGCGGCACGTTCGACGTCTCTATTCTCGATCTCGGCGGCGGCGTCTACGAGGTCGTCGCGACCAACGGCGACAACGACCTCGGCGGCGACGACTGGGACCACGCCATCATCGACTGGCTGGCCGACGAGTTCCAGGACGAGCACGGCATCGACCTCCGCGAGGACCGGCAGGCGCTCCAGCGCCTCAAGGACGCCGCCGAGGAGGCGAAGATCGAACTGTCCAGCCGGAAGGAGACGGAGATCAACCTGCCGTTCATCACGGCGACCGACGACGGCCCGATCCACCTCGAACAGAGCCTCACCCGCGCGAAGTTCGAGTCGCTCACGGCCGACCTCATCGAGCGCACCGTCGAGCCGACCGAGCAGGCCCTCGAGGACGCCGGCTACGGCAAGGACGACATCGACGAGGTGCTGCTCGTCGGCGGCTCCACCCGGATGCCGCAGGTCGAGGAGCAGGTCGAGGAGCTCACCGGCAAGGAGCCCAAGAAGAACGTCAACCCCGACGAGGCCGTCGCGCTGGGCGCGGCGATCCAGGGCGGCGTCCTCTCCGGTGACGTCGACGACATCGTCCTGCTCGACGTGACGCCCCTCTCGCTGGGCATCGAGGTCAAGGGCGGCATCTTCGAGCGGCTCATCGAGAAGAACACGACCATCCCGACCGAGGAGTCGAAGATATTCACCACGGCCGCGGACAACCAGACCTCCGTGCAGGTCCGCGTGTTCCAGGGCGAGCGCGAGATCGCCGAGGAGAACGAACTGCTCGGCGAGTTCCACCTGACCGGCATCCCGCCGGCCCCCGCCGGGACGCCCCAGATCGAGGTGACGTTCTCCATCGACGAGAACGGCATCGTCAACGTCTCCGCCGAGGACAAGGGCTCCGGCGAGAGCGAGGAGATCACCATCGAGGGCGGTGCCGGCCTCTCCGACGCCGAGATCGACCAGATGCAGGCCGAAGCCGAGGAGCACGCCGAGGAGGACCAGCGCCGCCGCGAGCGCATCGAGGCCCGCAACGAGGCCGAGGCCTCGGTCCAGCGTGCCGAGTCGCTGCTGGAGGAAAACGAGGAGGAGGTCGACGCCGACCTCCGCGAGTCCATCGAGGCAAAGATCGACGACGTCGAGGCCGTCCTCGAGGACGACGACGCGACGAAGGAGGAGATCGAGGACGCCACCGAGAGCCTGAGCTCCGAACTGCAGGAGATCGGCAAGCAGATGTACCAGCAGCAGGCCCAGGCCGGCGCGGGCGGTGCGGGCGCGGGCGGTGCCGGCGGCATGGGCGGCGGCCCGGCCGGCGGTGCGGGCGGCGACGAGGAGTTCGTCGACGCCGATTTCGAAGACGTTGACGACGAGGACGACGCGTAA
- the grpE gene encoding nucleotide exchange factor GrpE: MSEDEGTDAAAPADDGDRTADVEAEAAAAESDSDKERTTISEQLPEAVAEYDEELGADVRRLLEKAVELDRRVDELAAERDEYEERAAELEDELAERDEDVEDLEDRLKRKQADFQNYKKRAKKRQDQIRDRATEDLVERLLDVRDNLNRAVEDDHDDVESIREGVEMTLKEFDRVLEDEEVAEIDPDPGSEVDPQRHEVMMRVESDQPADAIAEVYTPGYEMSDKVLRTAQVTVSDGTGDADESDADDGADGDDADAEADDDEAIELDGAVDESDDDAGDDGDGDADDGAA; this comes from the coding sequence ATGAGCGAGGACGAGGGCACGGACGCGGCGGCTCCGGCGGACGACGGCGACCGGACAGCCGACGTCGAAGCCGAGGCGGCCGCTGCGGAGTCGGATTCCGACAAGGAGCGAACGACCATCAGCGAGCAGCTCCCGGAGGCGGTCGCGGAGTACGACGAGGAACTGGGCGCGGACGTGCGCCGGCTGCTGGAGAAGGCCGTCGAACTCGACCGCCGCGTCGACGAACTGGCGGCCGAGCGCGACGAGTACGAGGAGCGGGCCGCGGAACTGGAGGACGAACTCGCCGAGCGCGACGAGGACGTCGAGGACCTGGAGGACCGCCTGAAGCGCAAGCAGGCGGACTTCCAGAACTACAAGAAGCGGGCGAAAAAGCGCCAGGACCAGATCCGCGACCGCGCGACCGAGGACCTCGTCGAGCGCCTGCTCGACGTCCGGGACAACCTGAACCGCGCGGTCGAGGACGACCACGACGACGTCGAGAGCATCCGCGAGGGCGTCGAGATGACCCTGAAGGAGTTCGACCGCGTCCTCGAGGACGAGGAGGTCGCCGAGATCGACCCCGACCCCGGCTCGGAGGTCGACCCGCAGCGCCACGAGGTGATGATGCGCGTCGAGAGCGACCAGCCGGCCGACGCCATCGCCGAGGTGTACACGCCCGGATACGAGATGAGCGACAAGGTGTTGCGCACGGCGCAGGTGACCGTCAGCGACGGCACGGGCGACGCCGACGAGAGCGACGCTGACGACGGGGCCGACGGAGACGACGCCGACGCGGAGGCAGACGACGACGAGGCGATCGAACTTGACGGTGCGGTCGACGAATCGGACGACGATGCCGGCGACGACGGGGACGGCGACGCTGACGACGGGGCCGCCTGA
- a CDS encoding DEAD/DEAH box helicase, with product MSGLTLRFEDGTVRVDGDGDCPPFVERDPRSGTRRASAHRYADLRDWLDERGVAYDDRVLDTEPLSGLDSAYELREYQADALAAWRDGGNAVDGADAAARGGPRRGVLELPTGSGKTVIAIAAIEELATPTLVVVPTIDLLQQWRRELEREFDRPVGQLGGGEQRVEALTVSTYDSAYLRGDDVGDRFGLVVFDEVHHLGGEGYREIARLLAAPARLGLTATFERPDDAHEVVERLVGPVVYRISAEELAGEHLAPYDVKRIAVELTDDEREEYEHNQETFTDYLARSNVELRSGSDYQELVKRSGSDPEAREALLAKQRAREIMMGSENKVTRLAGILDDHRDDRVIVFTAHNELAYRISERFLIPAVTHRTSAAERREVIEGFRDGTYSRVVTSNVLDEGVDVPDANVAVVLSGSGSEREFTQRLGRILRPKADDGSGLGERALLYEVVSEGTAEKRVSARRR from the coding sequence GTGAGCGGCCTCACGCTGCGCTTCGAGGACGGGACGGTGCGCGTCGACGGCGACGGCGACTGCCCGCCGTTCGTCGAGCGCGACCCCCGCTCGGGAACCCGCCGGGCGTCGGCCCACCGCTACGCCGACCTGCGGGACTGGCTCGACGAGCGCGGCGTCGCCTACGACGACCGCGTCCTCGACACGGAGCCGCTGTCGGGGCTGGACTCCGCGTACGAGCTCCGCGAGTACCAGGCCGACGCGCTCGCCGCGTGGCGCGACGGCGGGAACGCCGTCGACGGCGCGGACGCGGCGGCCCGCGGCGGCCCGCGCCGCGGCGTCCTCGAACTCCCGACCGGCAGCGGGAAGACGGTGATCGCCATCGCGGCCATCGAGGAACTGGCGACGCCGACGCTCGTCGTCGTGCCGACGATCGACCTCCTCCAGCAGTGGCGGCGCGAACTCGAACGGGAGTTCGACCGCCCGGTCGGCCAGCTCGGCGGCGGCGAGCAGCGCGTCGAGGCGCTGACCGTCTCGACGTACGATTCGGCGTACCTCCGGGGCGACGACGTCGGCGACCGGTTCGGGCTCGTCGTGTTCGACGAGGTCCACCACCTCGGCGGCGAGGGGTACCGCGAGATCGCCCGCCTGCTCGCCGCGCCGGCGCGGCTGGGGCTCACCGCCACCTTCGAGCGACCGGACGACGCCCACGAGGTCGTCGAGCGCCTCGTCGGCCCGGTCGTCTACCGGATCTCGGCGGAGGAACTCGCGGGCGAGCACCTCGCGCCGTACGACGTCAAGCGGATCGCGGTCGAACTGACCGACGACGAACGCGAGGAGTACGAGCACAATCAGGAGACGTTCACCGACTACCTCGCCCGCTCGAACGTCGAACTGCGGAGCGGGAGCGACTACCAGGAACTCGTCAAGCGGTCGGGGTCGGACCCGGAGGCGCGCGAGGCGCTGCTGGCCAAGCAGCGCGCCCGTGAGATCATGATGGGCAGCGAGAACAAGGTCACCCGGCTCGCCGGGATCCTCGACGACCACCGCGACGACCGCGTCATCGTCTTCACCGCGCACAACGAGCTGGCGTACCGCATCTCCGAGCGGTTCCTGATCCCGGCGGTCACCCACCGCACGAGCGCGGCCGAGCGCCGGGAGGTCATCGAGGGGTTCCGCGACGGCACGTACTCGCGGGTCGTCACGTCGAACGTGCTGGACGAGGGCGTCGACGTGCCGGACGCCAACGTCGCAGTCGTCCTCTCGGGCAGCGGCAGCGAGCGGGAGTTCACCCAGCGGCTCGGCCGGATCCTCCGCCCGAAGGCGGACGACGGCTCGGGGCTGGGGGAGCGCGCGCTGCTGTACGAGGTGGTGAGCGAGGGGACCGCGGAAAAACGAGTCTCCGCCCGGCGGCGCTAG
- a CDS encoding DUF790 family protein has translation MLTKDLLRVSRAGGGYSPQFADRAHRPLAAKALGTFQGHVGEERADLDDALTALEREADDFKLVRGFAHLLGREARFETRAGVDPERARREAFAAGEAVGVVTEAERGTALSRAADALGTDPDTVETALYADREDRQVLAAFDARWSPDELVAQYNLSLAQTALFDATEVRARSSDPKALVSAVKRLRLMYEVVRLDGGEREVVVTGPTRLFRSTRRYGTRFARLLRTLAKAEEWRLTATIDDRGTERELRLSSDDPVRVPDAEPVTEVSYDSGVEADFAARFESLGLDWDLVREPEPLAAGSRVMIPDFAFEYAHADFRVFFEIMGFWTPEYVEKKLAQLDAVDDVELLVAVDESLGVGEEIVARDHRAIPYAGSVRIKDVRDALRRYEDELVAESAAALPAELAPEDDVVTLAELAERHRVGEAAVEGKAFPEHEMVGRTLVRPAVLEGLAGEIAAGMSLSEAEALLDERGIDDASATLSRLGYRVEWEGLGGGTVRERE, from the coding sequence ATGCTGACGAAGGACCTCCTGCGCGTCTCGCGGGCTGGCGGCGGCTACTCCCCGCAGTTCGCCGACCGGGCACACCGGCCGCTCGCCGCGAAGGCCCTCGGGACGTTCCAGGGCCACGTCGGCGAGGAGCGGGCGGACCTGGACGACGCGCTGACGGCGCTCGAACGCGAGGCCGACGACTTCAAGCTCGTCCGGGGGTTCGCGCACCTGCTGGGGCGGGAGGCGCGGTTCGAGACCCGCGCGGGGGTCGACCCCGAACGGGCGCGCCGCGAGGCGTTCGCCGCCGGCGAGGCGGTCGGCGTGGTCACCGAGGCCGAGCGCGGGACGGCGCTGTCGCGGGCGGCCGACGCGCTCGGGACCGACCCCGACACCGTCGAGACGGCGCTGTACGCCGACCGCGAGGACCGGCAGGTGCTCGCCGCGTTCGACGCGCGCTGGTCGCCCGACGAACTGGTCGCGCAGTACAACCTCTCGCTGGCCCAGACCGCGCTGTTCGACGCGACGGAGGTCCGGGCGCGCTCGTCGGACCCGAAGGCGCTCGTCTCGGCGGTCAAGCGCCTCCGCCTGATGTACGAGGTGGTCCGGCTCGACGGCGGCGAACGCGAGGTGGTCGTGACGGGGCCGACGCGGCTGTTCCGGTCGACGCGGCGCTACGGGACGCGCTTCGCCCGCCTCCTGCGGACGCTGGCGAAAGCCGAGGAGTGGCGGCTGACCGCGACGATAGACGACCGCGGCACCGAGCGCGAACTCCGGCTCTCCTCCGACGACCCGGTGCGGGTGCCCGACGCCGAGCCCGTGACGGAGGTGAGCTACGACAGCGGCGTCGAGGCCGACTTCGCCGCGCGGTTCGAGTCGCTGGGCCTGGACTGGGACCTGGTCCGCGAGCCGGAGCCGCTTGCGGCGGGGTCGCGGGTGATGATCCCCGATTTCGCGTTCGAGTACGCCCACGCCGACTTCCGCGTCTTCTTCGAGATCATGGGCTTCTGGACGCCGGAGTACGTCGAGAAGAAGCTCGCGCAACTGGACGCCGTCGACGACGTCGAACTCCTCGTCGCGGTCGACGAGAGCCTCGGCGTCGGCGAGGAGATAGTCGCCCGGGACCACCGCGCGATCCCCTACGCCGGGAGCGTGCGGATCAAGGACGTGCGCGACGCGCTCCGGCGCTACGAGGACGAACTGGTCGCCGAGAGCGCCGCGGCGCTCCCCGCCGAACTCGCGCCCGAGGACGACGTCGTGACGCTCGCCGAACTCGCCGAGCGCCACCGCGTGGGCGAGGCCGCCGTCGAGGGGAAGGCGTTCCCCGAGCACGAGATGGTCGGCCGGACGCTGGTGCGGCCCGCGGTACTGGAGGGACTCGCCGGCGAGATAGCCGCGGGGATGTCGCTGTCCGAGGCCGAGGCCCTGCTGGACGAGCGCGGGATCGACGACGCGAGCGCGACGCTGTCGAGGCTGGGCTACCGCGTCGAGTGGGAGGGGCTGGGCGGCGGGACGGTGCGGGAGCGGGAGTAG
- a CDS encoding DUF7122 family protein translates to MSENDGNRFDRLPATPEDREVEGRASRREIVDWWDERFGVPPETFADHTFWEKGAGKVWIFAGDVDSPVEVEGLGMTFMRTRQEHWKPTTEAVQRFGERAERNVIRLSREEATRFVAGEDQELDWDGDWGYLIAAHELAGGDAPLGVGLYVHGELRSRVPKGRRREF, encoded by the coding sequence ATGAGCGAAAACGACGGGAACCGGTTCGACCGCCTTCCGGCGACCCCCGAGGACCGCGAGGTCGAGGGTCGCGCTTCGCGGCGGGAGATCGTCGACTGGTGGGACGAGCGCTTCGGCGTCCCACCGGAAACCTTCGCCGACCACACGTTCTGGGAGAAGGGCGCGGGGAAGGTCTGGATATTCGCCGGCGACGTCGACTCCCCGGTCGAGGTGGAGGGCCTCGGTATGACGTTCATGCGCACCCGGCAGGAACACTGGAAGCCCACGACCGAGGCCGTCCAGCGCTTCGGCGAGCGCGCCGAGCGGAACGTGATCCGCCTCTCCCGCGAGGAGGCGACGCGGTTCGTCGCCGGCGAGGACCAGGAACTCGACTGGGACGGCGACTGGGGCTACCTCATCGCGGCCCACGAACTCGCGGGCGGCGACGCGCCGCTCGGCGTCGGCCTGTACGTCCACGGCGAACTCCGGTCGCGCGTGCCGAAGGGCCGTCGGCGGGAGTTCTGA
- a CDS encoding RsmB/NOP family class I SAM-dependent RNA methyltransferase has product MDPLDRYRPLVDDFEAFLDACRRPLPSAVRVNTIKASVERATAALDAEGVGWEQAAWNDRVMTVDTDRPGNTWPYYHGWLHGQEEVSALPATALSPEPGERVWDACAAPGSKTTHLAALMDDRGLLVANDSNLGRLSALRSNAERLGVTNVAVTNQDARNFSLKPFGGREFDRALVDAPCSCEGTIRKNPDALDGWTMDHVRGVAGVQKGILRRAVQATRAGGTVVYSTCTFAPEENEGVLDHVLREEDCRLVDHGLDVDCIPGVTEWDGETYDDSVRKAARIYPHFQDTGGFFVAKLEVGA; this is encoded by the coding sequence ATGGACCCACTGGACCGGTATCGGCCCCTCGTCGACGACTTCGAGGCGTTCCTCGACGCGTGCCGGCGGCCGCTCCCCTCGGCCGTCCGGGTCAACACGATCAAGGCGTCGGTCGAGCGGGCGACCGCGGCGCTGGACGCCGAGGGCGTCGGCTGGGAGCAGGCGGCCTGGAACGACCGCGTCATGACGGTGGACACGGACCGCCCGGGCAACACCTGGCCGTACTACCACGGCTGGCTCCACGGCCAGGAGGAGGTGTCCGCGCTGCCCGCGACGGCGCTCTCCCCGGAACCGGGCGAGCGCGTCTGGGACGCCTGCGCCGCGCCGGGGAGCAAGACCACCCACCTCGCCGCGCTGATGGACGACCGCGGCCTGCTGGTCGCCAACGACAGCAACCTCGGCCGCCTCTCGGCGCTGCGCTCGAACGCCGAGCGCCTCGGCGTGACGAACGTCGCGGTGACCAACCAGGACGCCCGGAACTTCTCGCTGAAGCCCTTCGGCGGCCGGGAGTTCGACCGCGCGCTGGTCGACGCGCCCTGCTCCTGCGAGGGGACGATCCGCAAGAACCCCGACGCGCTCGACGGGTGGACGATGGACCACGTCCGCGGCGTCGCCGGCGTCCAGAAGGGGATCCTCCGCCGGGCCGTCCAGGCCACCCGCGCGGGCGGCACCGTCGTCTACTCCACCTGCACGTTCGCCCCCGAGGAGAACGAGGGGGTGCTCGACCACGTCCTCCGCGAGGAGGACTGCCGGCTGGTCGACCACGGCCTCGACGTCGACTGCATCCCCGGCGTCACCGAGTGGGACGGCGAGACGTACGACGACAGCGTCCGCAAGGCCGCCCGCATCTACCCGCACTTCCAGGACACCGGCGGCTTCTTCGTGGCGAAACTGGAGGTGGGCGCATGA
- a CDS encoding proteasome assembly chaperone family protein, which produces MARVKIRTDGVDLDEPWLVEGMPGVGLVGKIATDHLVEEFDMEYYASVHCDGIPRIAVYGDGDRTVRPPVRLYADEERDLLALQSDVPVSANAAHEFAACVTSWIADNDVTPLYLSGRPAEKEGVPSLFGIGTGAGGTLLDEQGIDRPEENGAIAGPTGALVGRAAETETDSVALVVESDPQFPDPEAARVLIDRGIGPLAGVDPSVDHLVDRAEEIRKQKEELARRMQEAGEAESSQAQPLRMFQ; this is translated from the coding sequence ATGGCTCGCGTCAAGATCCGGACTGACGGCGTCGACCTGGACGAACCGTGGCTGGTCGAGGGCATGCCCGGCGTCGGGCTGGTCGGGAAGATAGCGACCGACCACCTGGTCGAGGAGTTCGACATGGAGTACTACGCGAGCGTTCACTGCGACGGCATCCCGCGGATCGCCGTCTACGGCGACGGCGACCGGACGGTCCGCCCGCCCGTTCGGCTGTACGCCGACGAGGAGCGCGACCTGCTGGCCCTCCAGAGCGACGTGCCGGTGTCGGCAAACGCCGCCCACGAGTTCGCCGCCTGCGTCACGTCGTGGATCGCGGACAACGACGTCACCCCGCTGTACCTGAGCGGCCGCCCGGCCGAGAAAGAGGGCGTCCCCTCCCTGTTCGGCATCGGGACGGGGGCCGGCGGCACGCTGCTCGACGAGCAGGGCATCGACCGGCCCGAGGAGAACGGCGCGATCGCCGGGCCGACGGGCGCGCTCGTCGGCCGGGCCGCCGAGACCGAGACCGACAGCGTCGCGCTGGTGGTCGAGAGCGACCCGCAGTTCCCCGACCCGGAGGCCGCCCGGGTCCTCATCGACCGCGGCATCGGCCCGCTGGCCGGCGTCGACCCGTCCGTCGACCACCTCGTCGACCGCGCCGAGGAGATCCGCAAGCAGAAGGAGGAACTGGCCCGCCGGATGCAGGAGGCCGGGGAGGCCGAGAGCTCGCAGGCCCAGCCGCTGCGGATGTTCCAGTAA